The DNA region GTGTCTGTTGGTGATTAGAGTGACGGATgatgactttttgttttctttcatcgTCATGATCTCTGTCTTTACCTCCGTGTTAAACCCACAGCTGAAGGATCACACTTTCCTGTTGACTATTTGCATGCTGATTTTATGCTCCCTGCAAAacagcattctgggaaatgtaggagaACAGTACCTGATTTAGAAACGGACACAGCAGATTGAGGAAAAGTGGGTTcatcaaaaaagaaaattgcagAACTTCATTATAGAAAAtcgactctttttttttttcataaagtgaTGTGAAATCTCTGCTTCTCCTCCCTGATGCTTCCTGTTCAGGCTGACATTTCCACCTGTTACTAACCTGTctgatgacctttgacccctgtaGGTCTGCAGATAACCTATTCTTCATATTCAAATCACTGGGTCTTTCtttgatttcttttaatttatatgtATTCGTTTACATCAACAAATGAGaaagattaaaatatatttcatcAGCTGTGATTGTATATCTCTATATTTTTTCAGCCTACCCACAGACTCAGCTCTGTTCGAACATCTAAATCATTTCCATACATTATGATTTGCTATGTTACCTTATTCAACATTTTAAGGCAATTTCAATTCACAATTAACATTCTAGTTAAATTCTGTCACCTCAACACAAAATCACCTAAAATGAGGTTTTCCTGCACTGTAAATTCTTCTCTACATCAAGTTATTACAGACTACAAAGAAAAAACTTTTTGGAAACTATTCTGTGTTTAACAGAATAACTGCGAGTGGTGCAGCAGGGACCAAAAGTACCATAATTGTACCTGTAACAATAAATATAGTTGAACACAGAGTACAACGAGTATAGTCTGCGTTTAAAGAtcattatatacagtctactaGCACACTCACTCACTAAACCTGTTGGTCTGCATTCTGTATTACACAACTGTGAACTGGCTGCTCACATGTTCAACTcatgaaacaaataaataagtgtgaaatgaatgaatacagaaagacagaaaatacaAATGTCAACTGCAGCCATTTAGATccagaacaaaacaaagtttatagagacagtgtttggtttagtAGTCCACTTTTCAGACTGGAAACTGCTTTCAAAGAATATTTGTAATGATGCAACaagaaaataagacaaaaataaatttgattttattctcgAGACATAAAGTGAAATCGGATTGTAGGAAACgtccagggccggctctagcccttttggtgcccgaggtcaaataaataactgtatttattataataaagataaacaattggtccctgatattgttggctgaAAAGTGTTtcgtcagtttcactacaatttgcacttttattaacaaataagtgtgGCCGGGCAGATGacaaagtgtgagaaagagaattACAGGTGtagttctttctttctttatttattcctttgttacctcaatgcagaaaatgagaaaaggcgcccattatatatatatataaatatatatatgtacatactgtacatatatatatacagtacatactgtgtgtgtatatatatagtacatactgtatatacagtatatacagtacatacagtatgtatatacagtatatatacatacagtatatatatatagtacatactatatatatacagtatatacatacagtatatatatatatacagtgcatactatatatatacagtatatacatacagtatatacatactgtatgtatatactgtatatacatacagtatatatatacatatagcatatatgtatatatatatatactatatgtacatactatatatatatacagtatatacatacagtatatatacagtatatacagtaaatactgtatatacatacagtatatatatatagtatatacagtatatacatacagtatataatattcctcattttctgcattgaaaaaagtaaataagaattagcattattaataattttataataattcataaattcataatacctattaataatcattattataaataataactataaataataatgataataataatataatatattatgtaataataatatattgtaaataatattattataatataatataatatatcatattatattacattatatcatattatataatattataaataatataaataaatgctttcTCTCATTGTAGACTACCAAGGCTCACTAATACACCATACGACGTCATCCCAGTGCGCCGGCTGCCAGCGGTCGCCCTGGtgtaaacaacagcagcagctagcGGTCCAATCATCACTTGAGTTCATCTGTAAATAAACGTGTTCACGTTTAAAACGCAGCGTTCCACACAGTGGACGTTTCTACAGCTTCAGTGTTAACTATGGATCTAACATAGGAGACCCTCTATTCTTCATGAACAGCCGTTATTTAGCGGTTATCCGTTATTCTGTAGCCGTTAACCGGGGAAGTGATGGAGGACCTGCCGCAGCTTCCTCCTGAAGTCTGGGTCACCGTGTTCAGCTACCTGAGCACGGAGGAGAAGCACACGGTCCGAGCCGGCTGCAGGCACCTGAAGCGGCTGATCGACCACCCGTCGCTGTGGCGGGACTACACGGTGGTGCTGTCCGACCTGCGGCGCTACACATACGGCTTCTGGGACACACTCAACCACCGCAAACTCACCCGGGTGGCGGTGCGGCACCTGCGGCGCAAAGAGTGGCGGCGGCTCGTCAAGTTCCTGCCGTCCCTCACCACCGTGGTGTTCGTGGACGGAGGGCGGATCTACAAGGAGAAGTACCTGGACAACCTGGCCCGGTTCCCGGAGCTCAGAGACCTGGGAGTGCGGAACGCGACGTGGGACGAGGCGATGCTCGGCCGGAGTCTGAGTCTGCAGCTGAAGGAGCGGATGACTCACCTGAGCGTGTGCAACGTGCGGCTGCCGTGCACGGTGGACTTCATCAACACGGTGGCTCACCTGTGCAACCTGCGCTACCTGCTGTTCCACCAGCAGGGTGAGGGCTACGGGCTGGACACCGTGAGGCCGGTTCCCTGCGGAGTCTTCCACAACCTGCTGCTGAGCCTCAGGAAGCTCCAGCACCTGTCCTGGGGGATGAGGGGGGAGCCGCCGGAACCGCTACCTGACGACTACCTGAGTCCCTCGGACCCGGAGCACCCAGGTCAGCCGATAACATCATCACCTGGTCACCTGGTCCTACCTGTCTCTTTACTTCAGACCAGTGCTCCTGCAGATTTAGCCCCATTTACTactaatcacatgtagtttatgtttgtttgaggCACTTATTCGGGCTGCAACTAATTGTTATTATCACTTAATCACTCAAGCCTGAGCACCTGTCCTCTTTACCTGTCTCTTGTTACTTCAGACCAGTGCTCCTGCATATACTTTGCATTTACTGAAAATCACCTGTAGTTTAAATTTATAAGTGTCAGCCTAGCCCCAGTTTGAGGCAcccattagggctgcaactaattattattaccAGTTAATCCATCCATTATGTTTccaattaatcatttataaataaatatcagaaaatgtcctaaagatatttaatttacagggatataaaatgaagaaaagcagcaaaatccTCACAGGTGAGGCTGGAAGTAGGTCTTATTGATGCGCCActgttatctgtacagctgtgtctgcAGTAGGTGGATGGTGGAGCCCGTTGCCGGGGCAACCAAGGTCACAGAGATGCCAGAGTCTCTCCTGTAGTCAAAACATGATAGGAGGGTTAAAACACTGAGCAGCAGGGTGAGAGGGCAGAgctgtgaggccttcacgcagagaaCACACTTAACTTAAGCAGCCTATTCCCAGTTTTGTGCCTCCCATTAGTTCTGCAACTAGCAGTTGTTATTAATCATTAATCAACCTGTTGAtagttaaaattaattaatttaggaTTGGGCGAAATGACACACCATAAGATGATAAAGTTTTGTAAACCATCAGAGAATTTGCCATACTGTTTAAATTGActaaagtctgtaaaatgtcgaTCACaaaccctccctccctcctcctcctcttcctcctctgtcctgtAGGAGCGGCCCGGTACGGCGGCCCGGCGCTGACCAGTCTGGAGCTGGTGGATTACCCAGAAACCATCCTGCCAGGGAACGCACTGAGGAGCCTGACCTCGCTGAGGTCGCTGACGGTCCGCTACAGGTACATCAGAGAGGGCATCGGGTGCCGCCTCACGTCCTGGCTGAGCCCCCTCCAACAGCTGGAGTCACTCACCATCATCGGTGAGTCGGACCGTTATCCAGCTCACACTTCTGATTACAGAGTCTGGTTTGGTTTCTTTTAGTCCGGCCTGTTGGAGGAAGATTTTATTTGTAGTTTAAGATCTATCCAGAAGTTTAATGTGACCCTGTACTCTCAGGCGGTAACTCTCTCGCTGCCTATACGACCACCATCCCGTCCAGTGTGACCAGGCTGACGCTGCGTGTGGCCATAACCCTGAAAGACATGGACTCCATCGCTCCTAAAGTCCCGGGACTGGAGCACCTGGACATCGAGCAGAACCGCTCCAGCGGCAGCCTCTGCAGACGCATCCCCATGCTGTTTCCTCAGCTCAGGACGCTCCGGATACGGTGAGCCAGACAGGAAACCAGCTCACGTTTTTAGACTGGAACCACTCACTTGTTCTTATCTGGATAATGTTCTCATGTCTTATGAACCACATGCAGTTCTTGTTATTTAGTGTCAACAGAGCTCAAACAACATCATTCTTATCTGGGTAAACTGCAAAGGAAACTATCCTCTCCTCATTTCTGTAAAGAAATCTGATATGTTAATTTCATGCTGTGTTCGTGCTGTAGTCTTACCCATCGGGTTGGGTGATATtgacaaaatcttctatcccgatataggtcatttcatatcttgataatgGTATATCCCTTACATTCTGAATTATCACCCAGCCCTGACTTACCCGTCTCCTCTCTCAGGTTTTTCCGTAGAGAACCAGAGAAAGACCTGCTGAGCCTCCACCGGCTGCGACACCTGGTGCAGCTGGAGCTGCTGGTGGAGCGCTCCTTCATCCTGAGAGATTACCTGAACGGCCACCCGTGGCCCAGCCCCTGCGTCCAGGGGCTCATCAACCAGCTCCGAGAGCTGTCCGAGAACAGGATCGCCGTCATCACGACGATGCGCCAGAGAAACCCGCTGCGagagtgtgactgtgtgtgggagggagaCTGAGGAGGGGGAAATAGACTTTATACctcctgaagaagaagaagaagaagaagaagacagagtcGCCACCAGAGACGGGAACAGAAGGTTGAAATAAAAGGCATTAAATGAGGCGTACTGAAGGTTGTCGGACTTTCTAGTTATTGGATATTGAATCAAAGATTAGAGCGATGGCCGCCATCTTTTTGGCTGGAGACCCTTTGACAATGAAGCACTTAAGTCAACTCGTGAGTTGTGAACACttgaaaatgaataatgaaagaGACGACTCAGCTCTGACTCTCACCGTAAATCTTTATTTAAAGCCGCTGATCAAGTCAAATAGCGGCACCAACAAATAAAGGTTGGTAGCTAATAAACTCCTGGTAAACAACACTGAGAGTGTTTGGAATTACCGTTAAATCTTACAGGGTAAATTCAGAAATCCTCCATCGTCCCTCTGATTTAtgggcttttaatgtgaaacttcTGCAGGAAGTTCTGCTGGAAGATTGGAATGAATTGTTGGATCAAACATGAATTTGTGATTGTTGAACTGATGGAATTAGTGCTGTTATAATGTACATGAATACTGAATTAATCGTGAAGGCAGCAGGTAGGACGTTTAGAAGTTTACATTAACCGGAGCATTtatacatttagaaataaatgtcTCTAGTTTAAGGCTGGCTCAGATAAATAAGCTGGTGATATGCCAGTGTTAGACTTGAGTCAGTCATCATGAGATCAGGGTAGGTAGTTTTAAGTTCCCTCTGTTTAGTGTCAGgatatttaaatgaatgaatatctcacattaacacacactcaaatgAGTCATGATATCACTCGTAGTGCTGAACGTAAAGCCAACTTTGCCCTCAGAGAAGTAATAAATGCACCTCTGATTTTTCAGggggatttttttgttgttgtatttgaaTCATGTTTAAAATAACTGACTGATAATAAACTACCTAGTTTGCTTCGTttgtgctgcaaaaaaaaacatttagacgGTTGGAAAGTTTTGTATTTGATAAACCTTTATTGATCAGTTGAAGGTTAAAAAAACGTGGACGATGATGAATTAAGAAatattctttaaaggtcccatatcgtgctcattttcaggttcatacttgtattttgtgtttctactagaacatgtttacatgctgtaatgctcaaaaaacacattattttcctcatactgtcagcctgaatatacctgtattcaccgtctgtctgaaacgctacgttttaatgcatttcaatggaattgcagcggaattgcgttgctaggcaacagcttgggtccatgtttacttcctgtcagctgatgtcattcacatacactgcaacaggaaataaactgggacacatttagaatgtttacgtttaaaaccgtgtaatggtctaaatattgtatatttgtgacatcacaaacggacagaaatcctaacggcttgtttcaaacgcacaatttctgaatacggactgtgtgtat from Sebastes umbrosus isolate fSebUmb1 chromosome 16, fSebUmb1.pri, whole genome shotgun sequence includes:
- the LOC119475052 gene encoding uncharacterized protein LOC119475052 — encoded protein: MEDLPQLPPEVWVTVFSYLSTEEKHTVRAGCRHLKRLIDHPSLWRDYTVVLSDLRRYTYGFWDTLNHRKLTRVAVRHLRRKEWRRLVKFLPSLTTVVFVDGGRIYKEKYLDNLARFPELRDLGVRNATWDEAMLGRSLSLQLKERMTHLSVCNVRLPCTVDFINTVAHLCNLRYLLFHQQGEGYGLDTVRPVPCGVFHNLLLSLRKLQHLSWGMRGEPPEPLPDDYLSPSDPEHPGAARYGGPALTSLELVDYPETILPGNALRSLTSLRSLTVRYRYIREGIGCRLTSWLSPLQQLESLTIIGGNSLAAYTTTIPSSVTRLTLRVAITLKDMDSIAPKVPGLEHLDIEQNRSSGSLCRRIPMLFPQLRTLRIRFFRREPEKDLLSLHRLRHLVQLELLVERSFILRDYLNGHPWPSPCVQGLINQLRELSENRIAVITTMRQRNPLRECDCVWEGD